The following coding sequences lie in one Schistosoma mansoni strain Puerto Rico chromosome 3, complete genome genomic window:
- a CDS encoding putative suppressor of potassium transport defect 3 (skd3 protein) — protein MTFYSILRGSKDAVKERHSLGWTPLMLAVVTKNYEAVRELLKAGSNPNDVDNYAGIVRTAHDLRMMSSEVEWIRLTQFSDFLNPSADFRGCSALHYAVLINDSKLVHLLLEFGADPTIVNERGHRPAMYAKDSSIRELLAEAESKKAEEVAAKEREERRLQPLENRLRKVIVGQEAAIRTVSAAIRRKENGWYDEDHPLVFLFLGSSGIGKTELAKQVAAYLHKDIKKGFIRIDMSEYQEKHEVSKFIGSPPGYVGHEEGGQLTRALAACPNAVVLFDETEKAHPDVLTALLQLFDEGRLTDGRGTTINCKDAIFIMTSNVGSQVIAEHAQQLRHVSGNDGLRHLNWTPRHFLRDEFLGRINEMVYFLPFSTSELTELVNRSLKSWSEKALKRHSLTITWNREVVDLIVDGYDVYYGARSINYEIERRIISLLALADEQGHLNPGSRVNISVSHKSVKDEAWSSKKSNENLDPTISSPPRIVLNVTDAKGKMNKVLDLTQTTVSWA, from the exons ATGACTTTTTACAGCATTTTGAGGGGCAGTAAGGACGCTGTTAAAGAAAGACATTCTTTAGGATGGACTCCACTAATGCTTGCAGTGGTTACCAAGAATTACGA GGCAGTGAGAGAATTATTGAAGGCAGGCTCAAATCCTAATGACGTTGATAATTATGCTGGTATCGTAAGAACTGCACATGATTTGAGAATGATGTCTTCGGAAG TTGAGTGGATAAGGCTTACACAGTTCAGTGACTTCCTGAATCCATCGGCTGATTTTCGTGGTTGTTCTGCACTCCACTATGCTGTGTTAATAAATGACTCCAAATTGGTTCATTTATTGCTGGAATTCG GGGCTGATCCGACTATAGTGAACGAACGTGGTCACCGTCCAGCTATGTACGCTAAAGACTCCTCTATCAGGGAGTTGCTAGCTGAGGCTGAGTCTAAG AAGGCAGAAGAAGTGGCTGCCAAAGAGCGAGAGGAAAGACGCCTTCAACCACTAGAAAATCGTTTACGTAAAGTAATTGTTGGTCAAGAAGCTGCTATTCGCACTGTTAGTGCAG CTATAAGACGTAAAGAAAATGGTTGGTATGATGAAGATCATCCACTTGTATTTCTGTTTCTTGGTTCCTCCGGTATAGGCAAAACAGAGTTGGCTAAACAAGTAGCAGCATACTTACATAAAGACATTAAAAAGGGCTTTATACGTATTGATATGTCAGAATACCAAGAAAAACATGAA GTGTCTAAATTCATCGGATCACCACCGGGTTATGTTGGTCATGAAGAAGGTGGTCAGCTTACACGAGCTTTAGCTGCTTGTCCGAATGCAGTTGTTTTGTTTGATGAGACGGAGAAAGCTCATCCAGATGTTTTGACAGCTTTGTTACAGTTATTCGATGAA GGACGGTTAACAGATGGGCGTGGCACTACAATTAACTGCAAAGATGCTATATTCATTATGACATCGAATGTTGGAAGTCAAGTTATAGCTGAACATGCGCAACAACTACGACACGTTTCCGGAAATGATG GACTGAGACATTTGAATTGGACTCCA AGACATTTTCTTCGTGATGAGTTTCTTGGTCGTATTAATGAAATGGTTTATTTTTTACCATTCTCTACATCTGAACTTACCGAACTAGTGAATCGTAGTTTAAAAAGTTGGAGTGAAAAG GCATTGAAAAGACATTCTCTCACAATAACATGGAATCGTGAAGTAGTAGATCTTATTGTTGATGGATATGATGTGTATTACGGAGCAAGATCAATCAATTACGAG ATTGAACGTAGGATAATTAGTCTCCTCGCTTTAGCTGATGAACAAGGACATCTAAATCCCGGTAGTCGTGTCAACATCAGTGTTAGTCATAAAAGCGTTAAAGATGAAGCTTGGTCATCgaaaaaatcaaatgaaaacttGGATCCAACAATATCTTCCCCACCGCGTATAGTACTTAATGTTACAGATGCAAAAGGCAAAATGAATAAAGTTCTTGATTTGACACAGACCACTGTTTCGTGGGCATGa